From the genome of Acidobacteriota bacterium, one region includes:
- a CDS encoding LemA family protein encodes MNKKRFGLFLGIAVFFFILVVVGLWVMGVYNTLNRLDQGVRSQWAQVENVYQRRADLVPNLVETVKGAAAFERETFAAVTEARAKVGQIQVGADVVNDPEAFARFEQVQSELGSTLARLLVAVERYPELKATENFRDLQVQLEGTENRIAQERRVFNESAQAFNTRRMSFPTVTIAGMFGPRFSEKPYFKAQAGADLVPPVKF; translated from the coding sequence ATGAATAAAAAACGTTTTGGACTTTTTCTCGGCATCGCTGTTTTTTTCTTTATTCTTGTCGTCGTCGGGCTCTGGGTTATGGGCGTCTATAACACGCTGAACCGCCTTGACCAGGGCGTCCGCTCCCAATGGGCGCAGGTCGAAAACGTCTATCAACGCCGGGCCGATCTCGTCCCCAACCTGGTCGAGACCGTCAAGGGCGCCGCCGCCTTTGAGCGGGAGACATTCGCCGCCGTCACCGAAGCACGGGCTAAAGTCGGCCAAATCCAGGTCGGGGCCGACGTCGTTAACGATCCCGAGGCCTTCGCCCGATTCGAACAGGTCCAGAGCGAGCTGGGTTCGACCCTGGCCCGGCTCCTTGTCGCCGTCGAACGCTATCCCGAGCTCAAGGCGACCGAGAACTTCCGCGACCTCCAGGTTCAACTCGAGGGAACGGAAAACCGGATCGCCCAGGAGCGGCGTGTCTTCAACGAATCGGCCCAGGCCTTCAACACCCGCCGGATGAGCTTTCCCACGGTCACGATCGCCGGAATGTTCGGACCGCGATTCTCGGAGAAGCCCTATTTCAAGGCACAGGCGGGGGCCGACCTCGTTCCCCCCGTCAAATTCTAA
- a CDS encoding OmpW family outer membrane protein, which yields MRKITLIIAGIGILTAAIPAAAQTSPDFHKFSIGGGGGYMSTSKYGSGVVFGGSLAAGLTKNIGIELRGSYFQGDVAGEASGLSKGKFTTIPIQLSLQFRYPVGDKLVPYFGGGAGYYMNDFALDASVVSKWSDVGFTISETMDPCIGFHFGGGLDFLFAPKIIVNLDVRYALAKTAGAWKLVDENGAAEASGTLDNLEINPLAATLSIRYGF from the coding sequence ATGAGAAAGATTACGTTGATCATCGCGGGGATCGGGATTCTGACCGCAGCCATTCCGGCGGCGGCACAAACATCGCCCGATTTCCATAAATTTTCGATCGGCGGCGGCGGCGGCTATATGTCGACATCCAAGTACGGAAGCGGAGTTGTGTTCGGAGGTTCGCTTGCGGCCGGCCTCACAAAAAACATCGGGATCGAATTGCGCGGATCCTATTTCCAGGGAGATGTCGCGGGCGAAGCCTCGGGCCTCAGCAAGGGGAAATTTACAACCATCCCGATTCAGTTGAGCCTGCAGTTCCGCTATCCCGTCGGAGACAAACTCGTTCCCTACTTTGGCGGAGGGGCCGGCTACTACATGAACGATTTCGCGCTGGACGCTTCGGTCGTCTCAAAATGGTCGGACGTCGGGTTCACAATCAGCGAGACCATGGATCCCTGCATCGGGTTTCATTTCGGAGGCGGGCTCGATTTTCTCTTCGCGCCGAAGATCATTGTCAATCTCGATGTTCGTTATGCCCTGGCCAAGACCGCGGGGGCATGGAAACTGGTCGATGAAAACGGGGCGGCCGAGGCCTCCGGAACTCTCGACAACCTCGAGATCAATCCCCTGGCGGCCACCCTATCCATCCGCTACGGATTTTGA
- a CDS encoding DUF3943 domain-containing protein has translation MMRKILFGAGLVLLLVSAVAAYDRDGLSSFSLALYQSGDVRPAVSSGSRDREDDRWRAKYYIITVMGVSHGYYWLTYPRFLEDWDYKLNWRDQKTRLFTLDAQRFDSNSFGVNWGHALAGALWYNLARSHNIDWTSAFLHSTAASLYWEYVVEWREVVSVNDNIFTIVGALSCGEAWFRLGRYFAGRPGFVYRILGLFNPLTQIQAWRGDFAGPGRVPESASDGDAFRLVAGRHGGRGWGDGLTGPAGLFLGIRSEILSFPDYGKPGTFRRTIREPISSAIRLGWSFGRPGVAEMDFFSRAVLLGYCRQSIDPTGSGFGFSLGLGSALTVYRKRAVASHDTGIKVGENAELNLDEPRNFRDKYAVIHLPGPVLDATWHGSRSKLRVMAEAYPDFSMTNALAFNAYSVDRDITGVKTTMLYHGYYYGFGGTLAASAEYTAGILEAQGSIILHAHASIQGLDRFQDHIVNDVSAWDTRWRGRLGAALKVPGQPLRLEAYLERIGRRGGIGDILAKENETRHFLGLSYSF, from the coding sequence ATGATGAGAAAGATCCTTTTCGGAGCCGGGCTGGTTCTTCTCCTCGTCTCCGCCGTCGCCGCTTATGACCGGGACGGCCTCTCTTCGTTTTCTCTTGCCCTTTATCAGTCCGGAGATGTCCGGCCTGCGGTCTCCTCCGGCTCCCGGGATCGCGAGGACGACCGCTGGCGGGCTAAATACTACATCATCACGGTTATGGGTGTCAGTCACGGTTATTACTGGCTGACCTATCCCCGATTTCTCGAGGATTGGGATTACAAGCTGAACTGGAGGGACCAGAAAACCCGGCTGTTCACGCTTGACGCCCAGCGGTTCGATTCCAATTCCTTCGGCGTCAATTGGGGTCATGCCTTGGCCGGGGCTCTCTGGTACAACCTGGCCCGATCCCATAACATCGACTGGACATCGGCCTTTCTCCATTCGACGGCGGCCTCGCTTTACTGGGAATATGTCGTGGAATGGCGGGAAGTCGTCTCCGTCAACGACAATATCTTCACCATCGTGGGGGCCTTGTCCTGCGGAGAAGCGTGGTTTCGACTGGGCCGGTATTTCGCCGGCCGCCCGGGTTTTGTCTACCGGATTCTGGGATTGTTCAATCCTTTGACTCAAATCCAGGCCTGGCGGGGCGACTTCGCCGGCCCGGGCCGTGTTCCGGAATCGGCGTCCGATGGGGATGCTTTCCGGCTTGTTGCGGGCCGGCATGGAGGACGGGGATGGGGGGACGGCCTCACCGGTCCGGCCGGACTATTCCTGGGAATTCGAAGCGAGATCCTCAGTTTTCCTGATTATGGAAAACCCGGGACCTTCCGCCGGACGATCCGGGAACCGATCTCTTCGGCGATCCGTCTGGGATGGTCGTTCGGCCGTCCGGGGGTTGCCGAGATGGATTTTTTCTCGCGGGCCGTGCTTCTGGGATATTGCCGGCAGTCCATCGATCCGACCGGCTCGGGCTTCGGGTTTTCCCTGGGGCTGGGTTCGGCGCTCACGGTTTACCGGAAGCGGGCCGTGGCCTCGCACGACACGGGCATCAAGGTCGGCGAAAATGCGGAATTGAACCTGGATGAACCCAGAAATTTCCGCGACAAATACGCCGTCATCCATCTTCCGGGCCCCGTTCTGGATGCCACATGGCACGGATCCCGGTCGAAACTCCGCGTCATGGCCGAAGCCTATCCGGATTTTTCCATGACGAACGCCCTGGCCTTCAACGCCTATTCCGTGGACCGCGATATCACCGGCGTCAAGACGACGATGCTCTATCACGGCTATTACTACGGGTTTGGGGGCACCCTGGCGGCTTCGGCCGAATACACCGCGGGCATCCTGGAAGCGCAGGGATCCATCATTCTCCATGCCCATGCCTCGATTCAGGGTCTGGACCGCTTCCAGGACCATATCGTCAATGATGTTTCCGCCTGGGATACGCGCTGGAGAGGCCGGCTGGGGGCGGCCCTGAAGGTGCCCGGACAACCCCTCCGTCTCGAAGCCTACCTGGAGCGGATCGGCCGCCGCGGCGGGATCGGAGACATCCTGGCCAAGGAAAACGAAACGCGGCATTTCCTCGGCCTCTCCTACTCCTTTTAG
- the mgtE gene encoding magnesium transporter gives MQEKNILPQLLKPDIKELIENRQWHALKDALADWYPSDVAELLLDLEKSDRVLLYRAIPRHLAADVFANLEPQHQNALLIDLTDQETRQLLADMSPDDRTDLLEELPAEVTRELLDFLSIEDLKEARWLMGYPEESIGRLMTPDYVAVRPEWTIRQALDHIRRNGRDSETINMIYVVDEQGRLLDDLKLRWIILGNPDDKVESVMNRFIVSLSAFDDREEAARKMKLYDLVALPVVDSDGFLLGIVTIDDVLDVAEEEATEDIQKAASVSPLRMSYQSASVFTLYKKRIVWLTMLIFVNLLSSGVIHAYQETLATVISLAFFIPLLIGTGGNAGSQSATLMIRALVTGEVRLNQWARTVLKEFSVGIFLGVSLGILSSVLGLVRGGAKIGLVVGLTMILIVVAANLIGMTLPFVLARLKLDPAAASSPLVATLVDACGLLIYFTIAIRVLGLQA, from the coding sequence ATGCAGGAAAAAAACATTCTTCCTCAGCTTCTTAAACCCGACATCAAGGAACTGATCGAGAACAGGCAATGGCACGCCCTGAAGGACGCGCTGGCCGACTGGTATCCGTCCGACGTGGCCGAACTTCTGCTCGACTTGGAGAAAAGCGACCGCGTTCTTCTCTATCGGGCCATCCCCCGGCATCTGGCGGCCGACGTCTTCGCCAACCTGGAACCCCAACACCAGAACGCGCTGCTGATCGATTTGACCGATCAGGAGACCCGCCAACTTCTGGCCGACATGAGTCCCGACGACAGGACCGACCTTCTCGAGGAGCTTCCGGCCGAAGTGACGCGCGAATTGCTCGACTTCCTCAGCATCGAAGACCTGAAGGAAGCCCGCTGGCTGATGGGTTATCCCGAGGAAAGCATCGGGCGCCTGATGACGCCGGATTACGTCGCCGTTCGTCCTGAATGGACCATCCGGCAGGCTCTGGACCACATCCGGAGAAACGGCCGGGACAGCGAAACCATCAACATGATTTATGTCGTCGACGAACAGGGCCGGCTTCTGGACGATCTCAAGCTGCGCTGGATCATCCTGGGCAATCCCGACGACAAGGTCGAATCCGTCATGAACCGCTTCATCGTCAGCCTCTCGGCCTTCGACGACCGGGAAGAAGCCGCCCGCAAGATGAAGCTCTACGATCTCGTGGCCCTTCCCGTCGTCGACTCGGACGGATTTCTCCTGGGCATCGTGACCATCGACGACGTCCTGGATGTCGCCGAAGAGGAAGCCACCGAAGACATCCAGAAAGCCGCGTCGGTCTCTCCGCTGCGCATGAGCTACCAGAGCGCCTCCGTGTTCACGCTCTATAAGAAACGGATCGTCTGGCTGACAATGCTGATCTTCGTCAACCTTTTATCGTCGGGCGTGATCCATGCCTACCAGGAAACCCTGGCCACCGTCATTTCTCTGGCCTTCTTTATTCCTCTTCTGATCGGCACGGGCGGGAATGCCGGTTCGCAATCGGCGACGCTGATGATCCGGGCCCTCGTCACGGGTGAGGTCCGCCTCAACCAATGGGCCCGAACCGTCCTTAAGGAATTCTCCGTCGGCATCTTCCTGGGGGTTAGTCTGGGCATCCTGAGTTCCGTTCTGGGTCTCGTCCGCGGCGGGGCGAAAATCGGCCTCGTCGTCGGCCTGACCATGATTCTCATCGTCGTCGCGGCGAACCTGATCGGCATGACCCTGCCCTTCGTCCTGGCCCGGCTCAAGCTCGACCCGGCCGCGGCCAGCAGCCCTCTGGTCGCGACCCTTGTCGACGCCTGCGGTCTGCTGATTTATTTCACGATCGCCATCAGAGTTTTGGGTTTGCAAGCCTGA
- the speE gene encoding polyamine aminopropyltransferase has translation MKAGDFFYEPFTPHYRRGFLVDRVLFEGRTHFQDVQCFVNPLFGKMLFLDGKIQSAQLDEPVYHESLVHPALVASPDPRRVLILGGGEGATLREILKHDSVEQAVMVDIDEELVGMCREHLPEWSMGAFEDSRTEVVYGDARAFVETTDQVFDVIIADLTEPVEDGPSMKLFTAEFFEQVSRRLAPQGLFVVQAGSADNSYHRFFSSVTVTLGAVFPIVRAYWTFIFSFGLPWGFAMASQSLDPMELDEEAVRKKLEERTVRGMKHYQPGLHRGLFALPFYLEKGIRNGRVLRDSDPFVWKA, from the coding sequence ATGAAGGCCGGGGATTTTTTCTATGAGCCGTTCACCCCTCATTACCGGCGGGGTTTTCTCGTGGATCGAGTCCTCTTCGAAGGCCGGACGCACTTCCAGGACGTTCAGTGCTTTGTCAATCCGCTTTTCGGAAAAATGCTTTTTCTGGACGGCAAGATCCAATCGGCCCAGCTCGATGAGCCGGTTTATCACGAATCGCTGGTCCACCCGGCCCTGGTGGCATCGCCCGATCCCCGCCGCGTGCTGATTCTGGGCGGCGGCGAGGGCGCCACGCTGCGCGAAATTCTGAAACACGATTCCGTCGAGCAGGCGGTCATGGTCGATATCGACGAGGAACTCGTCGGCATGTGCCGGGAGCACCTGCCGGAATGGTCGATGGGGGCGTTCGAGGATTCCCGGACGGAAGTCGTTTACGGAGATGCCCGGGCCTTTGTGGAGACGACGGACCAAGTCTTCGATGTCATCATCGCCGACTTGACCGAACCGGTCGAGGACGGGCCGTCCATGAAGCTGTTCACGGCGGAGTTTTTCGAACAGGTCTCACGGAGACTCGCTCCTCAGGGGCTGTTTGTCGTCCAGGCGGGATCGGCCGACAATTCCTATCACCGTTTTTTTTCGTCCGTGACGGTGACGCTCGGCGCCGTGTTCCCCATCGTGCGGGCGTACTGGACGTTTATCTTTTCGTTCGGCCTGCCCTGGGGATTCGCCATGGCCTCCCAAAGCCTCGATCCCATGGAACTCGATGAAGAGGCCGTCCGTAAGAAACTCGAGGAGCGGACCGTCCGGGGCATGAAGCACTATCAGCCGGGCCTTCACCGGGGGCTCTTCGCCCTGCCTTTCTACCTGGAAAAAGGAATCCGGAACGGCCGGGTTCTCCGGGACAGCGACCCGTTTGTCTGGAAGGCTTGA
- a CDS encoding DUF6125 family protein produces the protein MFDDLRNLSKEELLELLRDGALNWLAHDGLWFRAVEDRFGMETAMDLDEAAWRSFTVIEAKRIMKRLGLQPGGGIPALIRALGYRLYARINEQDVSEVSDTRCVFRMTACRVQEARRRQGLENFPCKRIGLVEYGEFARTIDPDIETTCLSCPPDPLDEGVWCAWEFTLKRRS, from the coding sequence ATGTTCGACGATCTCAGGAATCTCTCCAAAGAGGAACTTCTCGAACTTCTCCGCGACGGCGCGCTCAACTGGCTGGCTCATGACGGTCTGTGGTTCAGGGCCGTCGAGGACCGATTCGGAATGGAAACGGCCATGGACCTGGATGAAGCGGCCTGGAGGAGCTTCACCGTGATCGAGGCCAAGCGGATCATGAAGCGGCTCGGTCTTCAACCGGGCGGCGGTATCCCCGCCCTGATCCGGGCCCTCGGCTATCGTCTCTATGCCAGGATCAATGAACAGGACGTATCCGAAGTGAGCGACACGCGCTGTGTTTTCCGGATGACGGCCTGCCGGGTTCAGGAGGCGCGCCGCCGGCAGGGACTGGAGAATTTCCCCTGCAAGAGAATTGGTCTCGTCGAATATGGAGAATTCGCCCGAACCATCGACCCCGACATCGAGACGACCTGCCTGTCCTGTCCTCCCGATCCCTTGGATGAGGGCGTCTGGTGCGCCTGGGAATTCACGCTGAAAAGGCGGAGCTGA
- a CDS encoding TPM domain-containing protein, translating to MRKGREAWAIAALVFLAVSAAVSAIEIDKVRNPRDTYGGWVEDGAAVLGPEYAALIDMVCHALKNRTSAEFAVVTVADLDGRSIEDYAARLFARFGIGEAGKDNGILLLFSRDDRKVRFEIGYGLEGAVPDAAAGRILEDRALPHFREGRFGRGIYESVKAAAEAVARESGIDLGVSDPAIWPAQVDVPDSKETGAGLKGRSSKKTSSWMAGLISAGVVGLMMLVGALWVSVRVFSKKAKSAKEKTLRKSGGLLGFLWTASIFGFIVMADLLKSVWPAFLAFAAAPAAATFGYARLMKALRRKVAAYRAACPTCRGPMKLLDEKSDDAYLSAEEVAEEEAGGMNYEVWLCEPCRTTRQFVVKMWRARNCPRCKRRTLVSKTTTLKAATHNAGGRIRIESDCKNPKCEYRKSVERNTARLSSSSSGSRTSGGSRGFSGGSSRSSFGGGRSGGGGASKGW from the coding sequence ATGAGAAAAGGAAGAGAAGCCTGGGCGATTGCCGCGCTTGTGTTCCTGGCCGTATCGGCGGCCGTGTCCGCCATCGAGATCGACAAAGTCCGAAATCCCCGAGATACCTACGGCGGTTGGGTCGAGGACGGAGCCGCGGTTCTCGGACCGGAATATGCCGCTCTGATCGATATGGTTTGCCATGCGCTCAAGAATCGCACCTCGGCTGAGTTCGCCGTGGTGACGGTCGCCGACCTTGACGGACGCTCCATCGAGGATTACGCGGCCCGCCTGTTCGCCCGCTTCGGCATCGGCGAGGCAGGCAAGGACAACGGGATTCTGCTTCTTTTTTCCCGGGACGACCGCAAAGTGCGTTTCGAGATCGGCTATGGTCTCGAGGGCGCCGTCCCCGACGCCGCGGCCGGTCGCATCCTCGAGGATCGGGCTCTGCCGCATTTCCGCGAGGGACGTTTCGGCCGCGGGATCTATGAGTCGGTCAAGGCGGCTGCCGAAGCCGTCGCGCGCGAGTCCGGAATCGATTTGGGGGTTTCCGATCCTGCCATCTGGCCGGCCCAGGTCGATGTGCCGGATTCCAAGGAGACCGGTGCGGGACTCAAGGGCCGATCGTCGAAAAAGACGTCGTCCTGGATGGCGGGTTTGATATCCGCGGGTGTCGTCGGGTTGATGATGCTCGTCGGCGCTCTTTGGGTGAGTGTGCGCGTTTTTTCGAAAAAAGCGAAAAGCGCCAAGGAAAAAACGCTCCGGAAAAGCGGCGGCCTTCTCGGTTTTTTGTGGACGGCCAGCATTTTCGGTTTCATTGTCATGGCCGACCTGCTCAAAAGCGTCTGGCCGGCCTTTCTGGCCTTCGCCGCGGCCCCGGCGGCCGCGACATTCGGTTATGCCCGGCTGATGAAAGCGCTCCGCCGGAAGGTTGCGGCCTATCGGGCGGCCTGCCCGACCTGCAGGGGCCCCATGAAACTTTTGGACGAAAAATCCGATGACGCCTACTTATCGGCCGAAGAGGTCGCCGAGGAAGAAGCCGGGGGCATGAATTACGAAGTCTGGCTCTGTGAACCCTGCCGGACGACCCGGCAATTTGTCGTTAAAATGTGGCGGGCCCGAAACTGCCCGCGATGCAAACGGCGGACCCTGGTCTCGAAGACGACGACACTGAAAGCGGCCACGCATAATGCGGGAGGACGGATCCGGATCGAGTCGGACTGCAAAAATCCGAAATGCGAATACAGGAAAAGCGTCGAGAGGAATACCGCCCGGCTGAGCTCTTCGAGTTCGGGTTCGCGGACATCCGGAGGGAGCCGGGGGTTTTCCGGCGGTTCCTCCCGGTCATCTTTCGGCGGCGGCCGATCGGGCGGAGGGGGCGCCTCCAAAGGCTGGTGA